The segment TAGAAAAAATATTGTGCTCTTCTgaaattttgatttgattcggTATGGTTCCACCTAAGCTACTGAATGGTACTATTTTGGAGGAATATTCCGAATCACTCACTCTCGACAGAGGAATAAGATCTGCTCCCCCAGCTAAACTGAATTTGTCACCTCCCATAAAATTAGGCAAGTTAAATTGTGGAAATGATGAATGTGAAGCTGGCGTGTGGGGTACGCTTTTTACATCGGGAAAACTCTGTTTAacaagttttttaaattttttaagtgGTTCGTTAGAGCTTAGAGACACAATATTCCTTAGATCCATTTTGGATTTTTCTTCACCATTAGATGCAGCTGACGTAAACGAGGAGGGATTTAGTTCTGCGAAGCTGGTTTTAACATAAGTTGGTGATGATATTGGGGTTTTTCTTTGAACCATCTGCCTGTTGTGCATTGATTCATCTGAATCATCTGAAACCTCTATTGGATCATCAGGATTTCCAGAAGCCTCCAAAAGCGGTTTCGTGTTTATTTTGCTTGTAGCCTGTGCAGATGGGTTTTCCAATATTGTGCTGGCACAAGATACGCTTTTACCTACAGATATAAGTAAtaagttatttttaaattacaaatatatttaccGTTAAACTTACACTCGGCGAATTTCATTGAGTCAGGTACTAATGGAGCAACATTGCAGTAGTTTCGATCCATTTGCAAGTCAGTTTGCGTGGAAGATCGGCTCAGAAATTGATCAGAATCAGTaactaaaaattattttttctaatcattataaatatttaaatattttggtcgACAAATAATTCACATATTGTAGGTAGGTACGTATTgtcaatataaaaaaaaaatttgagcTCCTCCAAATATCTAGTTTATGACAAACGCAAATATTTCATACTAACCCATCTAGAAGCTTCCCAATACCACTTCTTGAGTGTGTACCTATACCTATTTTCTACATTCAACGGTTCAATGATTAGTTTCAGATTAGTATTTTTGCTGTAATGAATTAAGATATTGCCGAGACTTTTATGTAAGCAATATATTCTTCGAGCTGTGATACTCGAACTGGTATGGTAAAGTAAAGtttgggtcaacaaacttcaGCTGGGtttatgtctctagaatctttatgcttaatctcaacctacTAGCTTTTTATAGTTcatgagatctcgacgttcatacggacggacaggaCAGGATCAGATccactcggctattgatcctggtCACGAAAATATATACTACGTATATATACTACGAGCAATGCGTATAAAAATAACTCATTTGACGTACCAGGAGAATCCTTAATTGGTGGACATCGAACAGTATCCGCAACTGATTCTTCTGGTCCAGGATAATCTATGAACGGCGAAATAGGTATTCTGTTACCGTGATTCCCGAAGCCAACTAAACCAGTGACTGCAGGAAAAAGCCCAGGTCCAGTAGGAATAAGACCAGGTCGTGGTGGAAATTGCAATAAAGGAAGCAACGGAACCATTCCTGTTTGAATTCCAGGGTAAATTGATGCATTTGACAAAGCATTGGATATAGTCACAAATTTATCTGAACATTGTACatcattattttgttttgtgggTCGAATAGAATTATGTAGTGTTGATGCCTTTTCAGGAGAACAGCTCTTGTCTAATTGCATTACATTTTCTGGTAATGATTTGTACTTTTTTCTgtcctttttttcttttgcataCAGGTTTGACAAAAAATTATTCGAGGGCTGTTCGGTATTACACAAGTTGAGAGGTTCTGTTGGCGGGGAGACGTTTAAAGAACTTTGGGTTATTATCATTGGAGATGATGATAGAGGCAGTGTAATAGCTTGGCTTGACTTTTTCCGTTCGACCTTATTAATTAAAGGTTGCGATAcaacatttgtttgttttattacattttttcctCCAGGTTTGCGACCTCgcttttttggctttggcgAATCAATAATTGACATTTCAACGCCTGCTTTAGTTAAAGGTATAGTTCCATCGAATATATTGCAAGGGTTGATTTTCATACTCGGaacgtttttgttttcagaaTTTAGACCAAGTGAAGGTGTAGGAGTTATAGTAGTCCCCGATGGAAGACTAATTAATGCTGAAGGGGTCATTGTGCTTCCAAATACAGATACCCCGGTTCCAGGAGGTACTAAAGTCGCCCCAATATCTGGACGTGGAGTACGTGGCTTAGAAATTTTCTTAAAAATGTCCAATTTACTTCGTTCTGGTTCTgatccactttttttttctgccaataGCACTTGCGTTTGTTGAATTACAGATGGCTGCACTGgataaattgaatttcgaaaattattttcaatctGGCTTGTTACTGTTGGCGGCTGACTAGGGATATCAGCTTGTaaagcattttcatttgaGTTAGCTTTTATGGCAAGGCCGCTCGTAGTTTGAGAATTCTGCAAAAAGTGTTTTTCGTCGATGTCCAGTTGAAGATCATTTTGCTTAAGTTTGGACTgcttcttaaatattttttctaaatgttttttatttggatCGAAGGATCCGcggttaaattttttttttaactttttcatGTTTTGTATTTGATTAATTGAGCTGTCTCTTTGGTTCTTTGAGGTttgtttatacatttttaaagcttttCTCTGTGACTTTTCCTGAGCTTTTTCAAACGGATTAGTTAGAAGTTCGCTTTGACCGGGTTCGCATATTAAATCATGTTTCTGTTTTCTATTCTTCTTAGGTGTTGTAACAGTTAGCATCGTATGGTTGTTAGACGCATATATTATTGAAGACTCTGAATGTCCACTTGTCAATAATGCAGCATTTTGTTTGAAGATTTTAGTTTCTGAGGGAATGATTTTTCGTGGATTTACTGTTTTGTCTCTGTCAGAAAGCGCCAGTTGTGGAGATTTTTGTAACGAATTTACAATTATCGTCGGTGAAAAGGGTGCATCCAAACCTAAAAATTTTTCTATAAACACCGATACATGAAAATTTATTAAGCTGTGGTATAAGGATAGGTCGTACCAACTATATCCGGTATGATATCTTCGGGGAGCTTGCCTTCAATAGCTGGACTTATGAATCCCCCTGTTGTCATTACCACGCTGCTCATTTCGCGGACTGAGCTCCCAACGTCCAATTCAAAGGCATTCGACCGGAAATTTATCACAGTATTAGGAGAGATAGAATCAATGTGCTTGGCGCCTAACTTATCAGCTGCGTTTGTTGAACTATACTCTGCTTTTGAACAAAACTCTTGCTTTTCCGAAAATTCCTTTTGAACATCGGCTGGAATTTCACGAAGTTCGGGGTCCTGCATTGGTGGCAAGTATTCAAATATGTAGACAGGTCGCGTTAGAGTTTCAGCGCTTCCAGGCTTAAGGAAGTTCATGTTTACAGATTTTCCAATGGGAAACTGTGGTACATCCCGGATGAATCCAACAGGCTCGACATTACCTATGTAGTCCAATAGTTCTTGAACATTGATGCTGAGATTTTTTATACTTAAGCGTGCATCCTTAAGGTTCGGCTCTATCCGATTTGCTAAATtagtaatatatatacttgtcaattaatatttttataaattttatccaaataaacaaagcatttttgattttttgtttggttttaataAGATTTTTTTGAACTCATATAAATAACGTTATTAAGTAACATACcaagcaaaattaaaaagaaaatataagaGAACGCTTTAGTCGAGTTCCTcaactatttatttttatttctgttccGGTGGTTACAAGGAAGATATATCTTAATCTAAGATATATCTTAATCTAAAATATATCTTAATCTAAGATATATCTTAATctaagatatatataaatcaaagatttattgtttttttttttttggtgtttacaagacaattaatgaaataataatttgcaaaaaatacaATCTACATGCCTATTGAGGTTTCATAATCCCCAATCGAGACCCCGGCAGTCCCACAATTCATCGCTCCTTAAAAACATCCCAAGATCATCGGTTTCGCCCACAGTACCAACTGCTTTGGCTGCACAGCCACAAGCAGGGAATCAGCAATAAATTATGGATCTTTTATTTCCAGCCGAATGCTAAGCTGACGCTCTAAGTCGCCGAGCACATAAGTTTCGTaagaaactttaaatttttaatgcgCATCGGAACTAGAGAAATTATATACTGATGTAGGTGAAAGGGACTGGGCGAGGAAAAgggaaataacaataaaagaaagaaataaattaaaagattACTTTTCTAAGAGGCACGCTTCCTTTTTCGCGGATAACTGGGACTAGATTTATGCGAGTAGCAGGCGCGAGCTTAATCAGGAAATTCCAATGGCAATGGATTCATTTTACACGCAACAACACGTACTACTCGCAGAAGCGATGTACATTTTTCGTAATACATTTCTGTACACATTATACtaatatattttactttaagGTTAAACGGACAGGTTGACCGGTATTCTAACGCAACTGAAAGCAAAATGCCCTAACTccaaacaaaattgttttaatgATAAATAATGATTTATTAATGATAGTCTGATGGAACTGCAGGGATGATAAGTTATACAtttatgtacatgtacatatatgtcaCATACTTTTTATTGAATCTCTTATTCTACAAGTAACGACTATAACTACTCAGGCTTTGTTGTATTTCATGATCGGTTCCGTTGATTTGAGGGTCTATACCACTTACCGTGTTCCATATGTCTATGCATGTCTCGAGCGAACTCCTGTACAAACTTCTGCAATATGTCTTGCAACAACTCCAAGGGTGCACTTAGAGTGCAGCTGTAACCAATAGTTTGCGTTATCTGCGCAACGACAACAAGGGCCAAATCTGAAGCGTATCTGTCTGCCATCATGTTCTTTCATGAGGTACACCTTCTTTAGAAAACCTTGGAAATGCTGTGAATAGGTTTAACCGTCCCACGAACTTCCTcttgttattaaaattaattgactTGGTGTCTACACCTTTATTAGACGAACTACAATCTGTGGATGTTTAGTTAACGATAACTTATCGATTTTGCCTTTGATGGGAAATATATCGATATTTGGGGTATGCCAAAAGTGGTAATCATGGGGTTcaatcaaattcaattgatTGACCAACATAAACAAACTGCAATTTTTTATGTGGTTTGAAAGTGGTTATAAGGGCAGATAAAAGGTTTGCTTTCGGTATGTTCGCTGTTAGTGTTCGAATAAGacacaaattttgaaaataagaCGAAAAAGTTTTCTAATCCTTCTATTCTTTAAAATAGATATTGAACGATGGAAATATAATTAGAGCTTGTTTAATAATAGAGCGCTTGAATGCAGAGTGAAACGAGAGTCTTGTGTTGTTACCCGTAaaaatgttttagttttactactactattacta is part of the Drosophila melanogaster chromosome 4 genome and harbors:
- the Taf3 gene encoding TBP-associated factor 3; the protein is MMADRYASDLALVVVAQITQTIGYSCTLSAPLELLQDILQKFVQEFARDMHRHMEHANRIEPNLKDARLSIKNLSINVQELLDYIGNVEPVGFIRDVPQFPIGKSVNMNFLKPGSAETLTRPVYIFEYLPPMQDPELREIPADVQKEFSEKQEFCSKAEYSSTNAADKLGAKHIDSISPNTVINFRSNAFELDVGSSVREMSSVVMTTGGFISPAIEGKLPEDIIPDIVEKFLGLDAPFSPTIIVNSLQKSPQLALSDRDKTVNPRKIIPSETKIFKQNAALLTSGHSESSIIYASNNHTMLTVTTPKKNRKQKHDLICEPGQSELLTNPFEKAQEKSQRKALKMYKQTSKNQRDSSINQIQNMKKLKKKFNRGSFDPNKKHLEKIFKKQSKLKQNDLQLDIDEKHFLQNSQTTSGLAIKANSNENALQADIPSQPPTVTSQIENNFRNSIYPVQPSVIQQTQVLLAEKKSGSEPERSKLDIFKKISKPRTPRPDIGATLVPPGTGVSVFGSTMTPSALISLPSGTTITPTPSLGLNSENKNVPSMKINPCNIFDGTIPLTKAGVEMSIIDSPKPKKRGRKPGGKNVIKQTNVVSQPLINKVERKKSSQAITLPLSSSPMIITQSSLNVSPPTEPLNLCNTEQPSNNFLSNLYAKEKKDRKKYKSLPENVMQLDKSCSPEKASTLHNSIRPTKQNNDVQCSDKFVTISNALSNASIYPGIQTGMVPLLPLLQFPPRPGLIPTGPGLFPAVTGLVGFGNHGNRIPISPFIDYPGPEESVADTVRCPPIKDSPVTDSDQFLSRSSTQTDLQMDRNYCNVAPLVPDSMKFAECKSVSCASTILENPSAQATSKINTKPLLEASGNPDDPIEVSDDSDESMHNRQMVQRKTPISSPTYVKTSFAELNPSSFTSAASNGEEKSKMDLRNIVSLSSNEPLKKFKKLVKQSFPDVKSVPHTPASHSSFPQFNLPNFMGGDKFSLAGGADLIPLSRVSDSEYSSKIVPFSSLGGTIPNQIKISEEHNIFSTFSNYEDITITPTGLTSLEPKMRKHHKKLKKVKEGKNKKKKEKKDKSKKADQIGLPSFKSDRKIKANDKRQKKEKKKDKDKQILVHIPDDTEEFDKVPLANNDEPVLKSSSMTINPSLGAATSGISPNQIPKLTLKLSGKSTLFSSSEKEMTDAGKLKQTTILSSENKKRERDNSPELARFSPLVTGPPKNKQSETLHLGNSSTAVLPVPSPVAVRAVQLPVSQTSSNSAGWLSNPNNSNTASSTLSASSVLLPQQLMLAPHTIMNNFVPAMCNSTGTVSKSGLCSSPPNTSEENANAMQIAESSRPSSYVDAEGNRIWICPACGKVDDGSAMIGCDGCDAWYHWICVGITFAPKDNDDWFCRVCVTKKRIHGSEKKKRRNKKK